From a region of the Pseudomonas fulva 12-X genome:
- the zapE gene encoding cell division protein ZapE produces the protein MISDSDLDVPVEQIDARIHQGFTAALEARGFHADSQQQQAIDTLGQWLQGCCTGRRGWLRKPAAGVYLWGGVGRGKSFVMDAFFAAAPFSAKRRVHFHAFLQELQQRMQPFAGHPDPLVLAIRALAQDIRLLCFDEFHVHDIGDAMLLRRLLDVLVEEGVGLVMTSNYPPAGLCPNPLYRERFTPAIQMLEKRFTVLTLDAGTDYRELPGNAQQWGEYLWPQSAGGQAYLERWLALDEQAQRDQVLTVNHHPLQVRALAPGRAWLEFAELCGNAHSTADFLWLLQRYPRLALTGVPNLDSQPTDACQRFINLVDIAYDAGAELLLCSEFSLERLCRGSAHQDFVRTRSRLGQLHRRELTATQDAGKPARAACEKES, from the coding sequence TTGATTTCTGACAGCGACCTGGATGTGCCCGTCGAGCAGATCGACGCGCGCATCCACCAGGGTTTCACCGCGGCCCTCGAGGCCCGCGGTTTTCACGCCGACAGTCAGCAACAGCAAGCGATCGATACCTTGGGGCAGTGGCTGCAAGGCTGCTGCACGGGGCGTCGTGGCTGGCTGCGCAAGCCAGCGGCCGGCGTTTACCTATGGGGCGGCGTGGGGCGCGGCAAGAGCTTCGTGATGGACGCCTTCTTCGCGGCGGCGCCTTTCAGTGCCAAGCGCCGTGTGCATTTCCATGCCTTCCTGCAGGAGCTGCAGCAGCGCATGCAGCCGTTCGCCGGGCACCCCGATCCGTTGGTACTGGCCATCCGCGCGCTCGCCCAGGACATCCGCCTGCTGTGCTTCGATGAATTTCACGTGCATGACATCGGCGATGCGATGCTCTTGCGCCGCTTGCTCGACGTGCTGGTCGAGGAGGGCGTCGGCCTGGTGATGACCTCCAACTATCCGCCGGCCGGGCTGTGCCCCAATCCGCTGTACCGCGAGCGCTTCACGCCGGCGATCCAGATGCTCGAGAAGCGTTTTACCGTGCTGACCCTGGATGCCGGCACCGATTACCGCGAACTGCCGGGCAACGCCCAGCAGTGGGGCGAGTACCTGTGGCCGCAGTCGGCGGGCGGCCAGGCTTATCTGGAGCGCTGGCTGGCGCTGGATGAGCAGGCCCAGCGCGACCAGGTGCTGACCGTCAATCATCACCCGCTACAGGTGCGCGCCCTGGCGCCCGGCCGCGCCTGGCTGGAGTTCGCCGAGCTGTGCGGCAACGCCCACTCCACGGCGGATTTTCTCTGGCTGCTGCAGCGCTATCCGCGCCTGGCGCTGACCGGCGTGCCGAACCTGGATTCACAGCCTACCGACGCCTGCCAGCGCTTCATCAACCTGGTGGACATCGCCTACGATGCCGGCGCCGAGTTGCTGCTGTGCAGCGAATTCAGCCTCGAACGCCTGTGCCGTGGCTCCGCCCATCAGGATTTCGTGCGAACTCGCAGCCGCCTCGGTCAATTGCACAGGCGCGAACTGACCGCCACCCAGGACGCTGGCAAACCGGCCCGCGCCGCCTGCGAGAAGGAAAGCTGA
- a CDS encoding class II fumarate hydratase yields the protein MSRTETDSIGPIEVPEDAYWGAQTQRSRINFAIGEERMPLAVVHSLALIKKAAARINDRIGDLPHDIARLIEQAADEVIAGQHDEQFPLVVWQTGSGTQSNMNVNEVIAGRANELAGNPRGGKSPVHPNDHVNRAQSSNDCFPTAMHIAAAGAVKNDLLPAIGELAEALADQAARHNRLVKTGRTHMMDATPITFGQELSAFVAQLELAQQAIRATLPAVCELAQGGTAVGTGLNSPPGFGEAIAAELAALSGLPLKSAPNKFAALAGHEPLAALSGALKTLAVALMKIANDLRLLGSGPRGGLAEVRLPANEPGSSIMPGKVNPTQCEALSMLACQVMGNDVTIGFAASQGHLQLNVYKPVIIHNVLQSIRLLADGCRNFREHCVLGLEPDAQRMAEHLERGLMLVTALNPHIGYDKAAEIAKKAYNEGTTLREAALALGHLTEEQFDAWVRPETMLEAGQHD from the coding sequence ATGAGCCGTACCGAAACCGACAGCATCGGCCCCATCGAAGTCCCCGAAGATGCCTATTGGGGCGCCCAAACCCAGCGCTCGCGCATCAACTTCGCCATCGGCGAGGAGCGCATGCCGCTGGCGGTGGTGCATTCCCTGGCACTGATCAAGAAGGCCGCGGCGCGCATCAACGACCGTATCGGCGACCTGCCCCACGATATCGCCCGGCTGATCGAACAGGCCGCCGACGAGGTGATCGCCGGCCAGCATGACGAGCAGTTCCCGCTGGTGGTCTGGCAGACCGGCAGCGGCACCCAGAGCAACATGAACGTCAACGAGGTGATCGCCGGGCGCGCCAACGAGCTGGCCGGCAACCCGCGCGGCGGCAAGAGTCCTGTGCACCCCAACGACCACGTCAATCGGGCACAAAGCTCCAACGACTGCTTCCCCACCGCCATGCACATCGCCGCTGCCGGCGCGGTCAAGAATGACCTGCTGCCCGCCATCGGTGAGCTTGCCGAAGCCCTGGCCGACCAGGCTGCACGCCACAACCGCCTGGTGAAGACCGGCCGCACCCACATGATGGATGCCACGCCGATCACCTTCGGCCAGGAGCTGTCGGCCTTCGTCGCCCAGCTGGAGCTGGCCCAGCAAGCGATTCGCGCCACCCTGCCGGCAGTCTGCGAACTCGCCCAGGGCGGCACGGCGGTCGGCACCGGCCTGAACTCGCCGCCCGGTTTTGGCGAGGCGATTGCTGCGGAGCTGGCAGCCCTCAGTGGCCTGCCGCTGAAGAGCGCGCCGAACAAGTTCGCCGCCCTCGCCGGCCACGAGCCGCTGGCGGCACTCTCCGGCGCCCTGAAAACCCTGGCCGTGGCACTGATGAAGATCGCCAACGATCTGCGCCTGCTCGGCTCGGGCCCGCGTGGCGGCCTGGCCGAAGTGCGCCTGCCGGCCAACGAGCCAGGCAGCTCGATCATGCCCGGCAAGGTCAACCCGACCCAGTGCGAGGCGCTGTCGATGCTCGCCTGCCAGGTGATGGGCAACGACGTGACCATCGGTTTCGCGGCAAGCCAGGGCCATCTGCAACTCAATGTCTACAAACCGGTGATCATCCATAACGTGCTGCAGTCGATTCGCCTCTTGGCCGACGGCTGCCGCAACTTCCGCGAGCACTGCGTGCTCGGCCTGGAACCCGATGCTCAGCGCATGGCCGAGCACCTGGAACGCGGCCTGATGCTGGTCACCGCGCTGAACCCACACATCGGCTACGACAAGGCCGCGGAAATCGCCAAGAAGGCCTACAACGAGGGCACCACCCTGCGCGAGGCGGCCCTGGCACTGGGGCACCTTACCGAGGAGCAGTTCGACGCCTGGGTACGCCCGGAAACCATGCTGGAGGCCGGCCAACATGACTGA
- a CDS encoding zinc-dependent alcohol dehydrogenase family protein codes for MKAVVVRAPAGLDNIEVTDIADPGQPGPGEIRVALHASSLNFHDLLVANGSIPTADGRVLMSDGAGVVEAVGEGVSEFQVGDHVVSGFFPQWPDGNVGAPVSNFAGTPGDGIDGFAAQYAVRAASAFTHAPKGWSHAEAATITTAGLTAWRALVVDGGLKAGDSVLVLGSGGVSIAALQIARMMGATVIATSSSDDKLERLRQLGADHTINYRQTPDWGKRVLELTDGRGVDQVVEVGGPGTLAQSITAVRVGGHIALIGVLTGRQGDVPTAVLMAKQVRLQGLIVGSRRHQQDYIRALEQSGVRPILDQSFALENLADAFRLQESGSHFGKIVVEW; via the coding sequence ATGAAAGCCGTCGTCGTGCGAGCACCCGCAGGCCTGGACAACATCGAAGTGACCGATATCGCCGATCCCGGCCAACCCGGCCCCGGCGAGATTCGCGTTGCCCTGCACGCCAGCTCGCTGAACTTCCACGACCTGCTGGTGGCCAACGGCAGCATCCCCACGGCCGACGGTCGGGTGCTGATGTCCGACGGCGCCGGCGTGGTCGAGGCCGTGGGTGAAGGCGTGAGCGAGTTCCAGGTCGGCGATCACGTGGTGTCCGGGTTCTTCCCGCAGTGGCCCGACGGTAACGTCGGCGCGCCGGTCAGCAATTTCGCCGGCACGCCGGGCGACGGTATCGACGGTTTCGCCGCCCAGTACGCCGTGCGCGCCGCCAGCGCCTTTACCCATGCACCCAAGGGCTGGAGCCACGCCGAAGCAGCGACCATCACCACCGCGGGGCTGACTGCCTGGCGGGCGCTGGTGGTTGATGGCGGATTGAAGGCCGGCGACAGCGTGCTGGTGCTGGGCAGCGGCGGCGTATCCATCGCCGCCCTGCAGATCGCCAGGATGATGGGCGCCACGGTGATCGCCACCTCCTCGTCAGATGACAAGCTCGAGCGCCTGCGCCAACTAGGCGCCGATCACACCATCAATTACCGGCAGACGCCGGACTGGGGCAAACGCGTGCTGGAGCTGACCGATGGCCGCGGCGTGGATCAGGTGGTCGAAGTCGGCGGCCCGGGCACCCTGGCGCAATCGATCACCGCAGTGCGGGTGGGCGGTCATATCGCCTTGATCGGCGTGCTGACCGGGCGTCAGGGCGATGTGCCGACTGCTGTGCTGATGGCCAAGCAGGTACGCCTGCAGGGGCTGATCGTCGGCAGCCGTCGTCACCAGCAGGATTACATCCGGGCGCTGGAGCAATCCGGGGTACGCCCGATCCTCGACCAGAGCTTCGCGCTGGAAAACCTGGCCGACGCCTTCCGCCTGCAGGAAAGCGGCAGCCATTTCGGCAAGATCGTGGTCGAGTGGTAA
- a CDS encoding DUF2804 domain-containing protein, with product MNSPFIPPPPIPLCNAHGRLNPEAVGWSAQPRVDCSLPGNLGRRKRWNHWSISTPDWTLSLIQADLDYVGYGAAYFLDMNSGQHVALNQLSLLARGCNLPDTPLGSHAFEHQRLQLHFNEFPGRVRLTATSPNIGGQPLHLALDIQRPVHLESVNLVVPFGNKGFHATCRQVGLPVTGSVHLGDKDYECTSGHSFASMDFGRGVWPLHSHWTRAVFAAPGGIGGNFGSGWTEHSGLTENALWFGGALLHLEQTVQIQQTRNDPLAPWQLTTDDGQVDLTFTPRQAHVAKPRLGFGLAYADTYEWFGQYEGLLRNALGERVPVRAAQGWMGDTRTRW from the coding sequence ATGAACAGCCCCTTCATTCCACCACCGCCGATCCCCCTGTGCAACGCGCACGGACGGCTCAACCCAGAGGCCGTCGGCTGGTCGGCACAACCTCGTGTCGACTGCTCCCTGCCCGGCAACCTGGGCCGTCGCAAGCGCTGGAACCACTGGAGCATCAGCACGCCCGACTGGACCCTGTCGCTGATCCAGGCCGACCTCGATTACGTCGGCTACGGCGCCGCCTACTTTCTCGACATGAACAGCGGCCAGCACGTGGCGCTCAATCAGTTGAGCCTGCTGGCCCGCGGCTGCAACCTGCCAGACACCCCGCTGGGCAGCCACGCCTTCGAGCACCAACGCCTGCAGCTGCATTTCAACGAATTTCCGGGCCGCGTGCGGCTGACCGCCACCTCGCCGAACATCGGCGGCCAGCCCCTGCATCTGGCGCTGGACATTCAGCGCCCCGTTCACCTGGAGTCGGTGAACCTAGTGGTGCCTTTCGGTAACAAGGGCTTTCACGCCACCTGCCGCCAGGTGGGCCTGCCGGTCACCGGCAGCGTGCACCTGGGCGACAAGGACTATGAATGCACCAGCGGCCACAGCTTCGCTTCCATGGACTTCGGCCGTGGCGTATGGCCGCTGCATAGCCACTGGACCCGAGCGGTGTTCGCCGCGCCCGGCGGCATTGGCGGCAATTTCGGCAGCGGCTGGACCGAGCACAGCGGCCTGACGGAAAACGCCCTGTGGTTCGGCGGCGCCCTGCTGCATCTGGAGCAGACCGTGCAGATCCAGCAGACGCGCAACGACCCGCTGGCGCCCTGGCAGCTGACCACCGACGATGGCCAGGTCGACCTGACCTTCACCCCGCGCCAGGCCCATGTGGCCAAGCCGCGCCTCGGTTTTGGCCTGGCCTATGCAGACACCTACGAGTGGTTCGGCCAGTACGAAGGCCTGCTGCGCAATGCCCTGGGCGAACGCGTACCGGTACGCGCTGCCCAGGGCTGGATGGGCGACACACGCACGCGCTGGTAG
- a CDS encoding AEC family transporter — protein sequence MLQILQITAPIFLLIGLGYLAAMGGLLNREQVRGIGAFVITFAMPALLIKTLGTSPIQQAMAPGYLLAYAVGSLAAFAAAFGVSRWWRGDNLSGSAINAMGMSVSNSGFVGYPMVAAALGSPAVLGMAMGMLVENLLMIPLALVLAEAGKQQGGGLKVLGMTFGRLLKNPVIIGITIGVVVSLLDIEIPPLLFKPIEMLAGVSAPLALFVIGAGLFGMKARGVWVDAAWIASGKLIIHPLAVLVAFMLMPGVDPVMKAVGVLFACSPMMSIFPILGQRFGLEDRCIATLLVATVLSFFTISVALVFIGTVPS from the coding sequence GTGCTGCAAATCCTCCAGATCACCGCGCCGATATTCCTGCTGATTGGCCTGGGCTACCTGGCAGCCATGGGCGGCCTGCTCAACCGCGAGCAGGTGCGCGGCATTGGTGCCTTCGTGATCACCTTCGCCATGCCGGCGCTGTTGATCAAGACGTTGGGCACTTCGCCGATCCAGCAGGCCATGGCGCCCGGTTATCTGCTTGCCTATGCGGTTGGCTCCCTGGCGGCCTTTGCCGCGGCGTTCGGCGTGTCGCGTTGGTGGCGCGGCGACAACCTGTCGGGCTCGGCCATCAATGCCATGGGCATGTCAGTTTCCAACAGCGGGTTCGTCGGCTACCCGATGGTGGCTGCCGCCCTTGGCTCGCCGGCGGTGCTGGGCATGGCGATGGGGATGCTGGTCGAGAACCTGCTGATGATCCCTCTGGCGCTGGTACTGGCCGAGGCGGGCAAACAGCAGGGCGGCGGCCTCAAGGTGCTGGGCATGACCTTCGGTCGGCTGCTGAAGAACCCGGTGATCATCGGCATCACTATCGGCGTGGTCGTTTCGCTGCTGGACATCGAGATTCCGCCGCTGCTGTTCAAACCCATCGAGATGCTCGCCGGTGTGTCGGCACCCCTGGCGCTGTTCGTGATCGGCGCCGGCCTGTTCGGCATGAAGGCGCGCGGCGTCTGGGTCGATGCCGCGTGGATCGCCAGCGGCAAGCTGATCATCCACCCACTGGCGGTGCTGGTCGCCTTCATGCTGATGCCAGGCGTCGACCCGGTGATGAAAGCGGTGGGCGTACTGTTCGCCTGCTCACCGATGATGAGCATCTTCCCCATCCTCGGCCAGCGCTTCGGCCTCGAAGACCGCTGCATCGCGACCCTGCTGGTGGCGACTGTGCTCTCGTTCTTCACCATCAGCGTGGCATTGGTGTTTATCGGGACGGTGCCATCGTAA
- a CDS encoding BolA family protein — protein sequence MPKIDLLRNAFAALQPEHLEVLDESHMHSRGLETHYKAVIVSPQFDGLNAVKRHQKVYGALGELMGQIHALALHTYTPQEWSLQGVAPDSPTCRGGSKHDH from the coding sequence ATGCCCAAGATCGACCTGCTGCGTAATGCCTTCGCCGCCCTGCAACCCGAGCACCTCGAGGTGCTGGATGAAAGCCATATGCACAGCCGTGGCCTGGAAACCCATTACAAGGCGGTGATCGTCAGCCCGCAGTTCGATGGCCTGAATGCCGTCAAGCGCCACCAGAAAGTCTACGGCGCGCTGGGCGAGCTGATGGGCCAGATCCACGCGTTGGCCCTGCACACCTACACGCCTCAGGAATGGTCGCTGCAGGGTGTGGCCCCGGATTCGCCGACCTGCCGCGGTGGCAGCAAGCACGATCATTGA
- a CDS encoding NAD(P)H-dependent oxidoreductase codes for MTDGAKSGATPLEGDGKRILMIIGSPKSDSLCHSLAEAYAQGARTEGHVVRQIRLGELSFDPVLHEGYSQSQPLEPDLLEAQRQIHWAQHLVFVYPVWWGGLPAQLKGFFDRVLLPGFAFKYRSNSQLWDKLLTGRTADLLVTLDTPRWYFHWIYGAPAHRQMKRTILGFCGIKTRRLETFSPVRPSSENQRQNWIRRAELLGSRV; via the coding sequence ATGACTGACGGCGCCAAGAGTGGCGCCACCCCGCTGGAGGGGGATGGCAAGCGGATCCTGATGATCATCGGCTCGCCGAAAAGCGACAGCCTCTGCCACTCCCTGGCCGAGGCCTACGCCCAGGGCGCGCGCACCGAAGGCCATGTGGTACGGCAGATCCGCCTGGGCGAGCTGAGCTTCGATCCGGTGCTGCACGAAGGCTACAGTCAGAGCCAGCCTCTGGAGCCGGATCTGCTCGAAGCGCAGCGCCAGATCCACTGGGCCCAGCATCTGGTGTTCGTCTACCCGGTCTGGTGGGGCGGCCTGCCGGCCCAGCTCAAGGGCTTCTTCGACCGCGTGCTGCTGCCCGGCTTCGCCTTCAAGTACCGCAGCAACTCGCAGCTGTGGGACAAACTGCTCACTGGCCGCACCGCCGACCTGCTGGTCACCCTCGACACGCCACGCTGGTACTTTCACTGGATCTACGGCGCGCCGGCCCATCGGCAGATGAAGCGCACCATCCTTGGCTTCTGCGGGATCAAGACGCGGCGGCTGGAGACCTTCTCGCCGGTGCGCCCGTCTTCGGAAAATCAGCGGCAGAACTGGATACGGCGCGCGGAGTTGCTGGGTAGCCGGGTATGA
- the gstA gene encoding glutathione transferase GstA produces the protein MKLYFAPNACSLAPHIVLRELALPFSLIRINNQTKRTAGGRDFYQINPKGYVAALELADGTVLTEGAAILQYLADLRPEAGLAPANGTLQRTQLQAQLSFIGSELHAGMSPLFNDAITEDAKVLLRQRLARRLEYIEQVLASSGHAHGEHFSIADAYLFTVLGWSERLRVDLNPFPAICRFRREIAARPCVIDSLRAEAASAEVS, from the coding sequence ATGAAACTCTACTTCGCCCCCAATGCCTGCTCTCTGGCACCTCACATCGTGTTGCGCGAACTAGCGCTGCCGTTCTCGCTGATCAGGATCAACAACCAGACCAAGCGCACCGCCGGTGGGCGCGACTTCTATCAGATCAACCCGAAAGGTTACGTCGCGGCGCTGGAGTTGGCGGACGGCACCGTGTTGACCGAGGGCGCGGCGATTCTACAATACCTCGCCGACCTGCGCCCCGAGGCCGGGCTCGCCCCAGCGAACGGCACACTGCAACGCACCCAACTGCAGGCTCAGTTGAGTTTTATCGGCAGCGAACTGCATGCGGGAATGAGCCCTTTGTTCAATGATGCCATCACAGAGGACGCCAAGGTGCTGCTGCGCCAGCGCTTGGCTCGTCGCCTGGAATATATCGAGCAGGTGCTGGCCAGCAGCGGCCACGCCCATGGCGAACATTTCAGCATCGCCGACGCTTATCTGTTCACGGTGCTGGGTTGGAGCGAGCGCTTGCGCGTCGACCTGAATCCGTTCCCGGCCATTTGCCGCTTTCGGCGCGAAATCGCCGCCAGGCCGTGCGTGATCGACTCGCTGCGTGCAGAGGCCGCGTCTGCCGAAGTCTCGTGA
- the trhO gene encoding oxygen-dependent tRNA uridine(34) hydroxylase TrhO, producing the protein MTDNSIVVAALYKFVSLPDYEALRQPLLDTLVANGIKGTLLLAEEGINGTVSGSREGIDALFAWFALDPRLADVDHKESYCAEQPFYRTKVKLKKEIVTLGVPGVDPNQRVGTYVEPKDWNALISDPEVLLIDTRNDYEVSIGTFEGAIDPKTKSFREFPDYIREHFDPSKHKKVAMFCTGGIRCEKASSYMLTEGFEEVYHLKGGILKYLEEVPQEETKWQGDCFVFDNRVTVRHDLSEGDYDQCHACRTPVSVEDRASEFFSPGVSCPHCWDSLPEKTREGARERQRQIELAKARNQPHPLGNNPRQKNEA; encoded by the coding sequence ATGACCGACAATTCCATCGTCGTCGCGGCGCTCTACAAGTTCGTGTCTCTGCCGGACTACGAAGCGCTGCGCCAACCCTTGCTCGACACCCTGGTCGCCAACGGCATCAAGGGCACGCTTTTGCTGGCCGAGGAGGGCATCAACGGCACGGTTTCCGGCAGCCGCGAGGGCATTGACGCACTGTTCGCCTGGTTCGCCCTCGACCCGCGCCTGGCCGACGTTGACCACAAGGAGTCGTACTGCGCCGAGCAGCCGTTCTACCGCACCAAGGTCAAACTCAAGAAAGAGATCGTCACCCTGGGCGTGCCAGGCGTTGACCCCAACCAGCGGGTCGGCACCTATGTGGAGCCCAAGGACTGGAACGCGCTGATCAGTGACCCCGAGGTGCTGCTGATCGACACGCGTAACGACTACGAGGTGTCGATCGGCACCTTCGAAGGTGCCATCGATCCCAAGACCAAGTCGTTCCGCGAGTTCCCGGACTACATCCGCGAGCATTTCGACCCCAGCAAGCACAAGAAGGTGGCGATGTTCTGCACCGGCGGTATCCGCTGCGAGAAGGCCTCCAGCTATATGCTCACCGAGGGGTTCGAGGAGGTCTATCACCTCAAGGGCGGTATCCTCAAATACCTTGAAGAAGTGCCGCAGGAGGAGACCAAGTGGCAGGGCGACTGCTTCGTGTTCGATAACCGCGTGACCGTGCGCCATGACCTGTCCGAAGGTGACTACGACCAGTGTCACGCCTGCCGCACGCCGGTATCGGTCGAGGACCGTGCCTCGGAATTCTTCAGCCCGGGCGTGAGCTGCCCGCATTGCTGGGATTCGCTGCCGGAGAAGACCCGCGAGGGCGCCCGCGAGCGTCAGCGGCAGATCGAACTGGCGAAAGCGCGTAATCAGCCCCATCCTCTGGGCAACAATCCCCGTCAGAAAAACGAGGCCTGA
- the pcaG gene encoding protocatechuate 3,4-dioxygenase subunit alpha, with amino-acid sequence MPVELLPETASQTAGPYVHIGLALAAAGNPTRDQEIWNQMAKPGAPGEHITLIGHVYDGNGHLVRDAFLELWQADHQGRYDAEYNLDKPFNGFGRTATTFDAGSEWTVQTVKPGVVNNAAGVPMAPHVNIALFARGINIHLHTRLYFEDEADANAKDPVLNLIEQPSRRETLIAKRCEVDGKPAYRFDIRIQGDGETVFFDF; translated from the coding sequence ATGCCTGTCGAACTCTTGCCCGAAACCGCTTCGCAAACCGCCGGCCCCTACGTGCACATCGGCCTGGCCCTGGCCGCTGCCGGCAACCCGACCCGTGACCAGGAAATCTGGAACCAGATGGCCAAGCCCGGCGCGCCCGGCGAGCACATCACCCTGATCGGCCACGTCTACGACGGCAACGGCCACCTGGTGCGCGACGCCTTTCTGGAACTCTGGCAAGCCGATCACCAGGGCCGTTACGACGCCGAGTACAACCTGGACAAACCCTTCAACGGTTTTGGCCGTACCGCCACCACCTTCGATGCCGGCAGCGAGTGGACGGTGCAGACCGTCAAGCCCGGTGTGGTCAACAACGCCGCTGGTGTGCCGATGGCGCCCCACGTGAACATCGCGCTGTTCGCCCGCGGCATCAATATTCACCTGCACACCCGTCTGTATTTCGAGGATGAAGCCGATGCCAACGCCAAGGACCCGGTACTCAACTTGATCGAGCAGCCGTCGCGCCGCGAAACCCTGATCGCCAAGCGCTGCGAGGTTGACGGCAAGCCGGCCTACCGATTTGATATCCGCATTCAGGGGGACGGCGAAACGGTGTTTTTTGATTTCTGA
- a CDS encoding DUF2059 domain-containing protein → MSRIPALCIAALMAVGSTQVLADARSHAADAERFLQLANADKLAVPVYAQVQQMFAQRFAEAKAPESKKAVLESYQAKANAELDKAVGWDKLKPEMVKLYTSNFSEQELKDLIAFYQSPLGQKVLKQMPALTAQSAQITQAKLESAVPGVNKLLSDMGNELGAKKP, encoded by the coding sequence ATGTCCCGTATCCCCGCGCTCTGCATTGCCGCTCTGATGGCCGTCGGTAGCACCCAGGTGCTGGCCGATGCCCGCAGCCACGCCGCTGATGCCGAGCGCTTCCTGCAGCTCGCCAACGCCGACAAGCTGGCGGTGCCGGTTTACGCCCAGGTGCAGCAGATGTTCGCCCAGCGCTTCGCCGAGGCCAAGGCGCCGGAGAGCAAGAAAGCCGTGCTGGAAAGCTACCAGGCCAAGGCCAACGCCGAGCTGGACAAGGCGGTCGGCTGGGACAAGCTCAAGCCCGAGATGGTCAAGCTGTACACCAGCAATTTCAGTGAGCAGGAGCTCAAGGATCTGATCGCTTTCTATCAGTCGCCGCTGGGCCAGAAAGTGCTCAAGCAGATGCCCGCGCTCACCGCTCAATCCGCACAGATCACCCAGGCCAAGCTGGAAAGCGCTGTGCCGGGTGTCAACAAGCTGCTCAGTGACATGGGCAACGAACTGGGCGCCAAGAAGCCCTGA
- a CDS encoding winged helix-turn-helix transcriptional regulator — translation MKKNISGCSIEEAMRLIGGRWRLLLVSYLLDGSKRFNQLRRDMPQISQRVLTLELRALEQAGLIQRTVYPEIPPRVEYCLSVEGERLRPVVEVVKTFGLWLKARPTYADMTADAQIELEP, via the coding sequence GTGAAAAAGAACATTTCGGGCTGTTCGATAGAAGAAGCCATGCGCCTGATCGGCGGGCGCTGGCGCCTGCTGCTGGTGTCGTATCTGCTCGACGGCAGCAAACGCTTCAACCAGCTGCGCCGCGATATGCCGCAGATCTCGCAACGGGTGCTGACCCTAGAATTGCGCGCACTCGAACAGGCCGGCCTGATCCAGCGAACCGTCTACCCGGAGATACCTCCTCGGGTGGAGTACTGCCTCAGCGTCGAGGGCGAACGGCTGCGACCGGTGGTCGAGGTGGTGAAGACGTTTGGTTTGTGGCTGAAGGCCAGGCCGACATATGCCGATATGACAGCAGACGCTCAAATAGAGCTTGAGCCCTGA
- the pcaH gene encoding protocatechuate 3,4-dioxygenase subunit beta, with product MSEDSRFIIRDRNWHPKAFTPDYKTSIARSPRQALVSIPQSISETTGPDFTHLKMGKHDNDLLLNFNNGGLPIGERILVCGRVMDQYGKPIPHTFVEMWQANAGGRYRHKNDRYLAPLDPNFGGVGRALTDSEGNYSFRTVKPGPYPWRNGPNDWRPAHIHFSISGPSISTKLITQLYFEGDPLIPLCPIVKSIANPDAVQTLIAKLDMSMANPMDCLAYRFDIVLRGQRKTHFENC from the coding sequence ATGTCCGAGGACAGCCGTTTCATCATCCGTGATCGCAACTGGCACCCCAAAGCCTTCACCCCCGATTACAAGACGTCCATCGCCCGTTCGCCGCGCCAGGCGCTGGTGAGCATTCCGCAATCGATTTCGGAAACCACCGGGCCGGACTTCACCCATCTGAAGATGGGCAAGCATGACAATGATCTGCTGCTCAATTTCAACAACGGTGGCCTGCCCATCGGCGAGCGCATTCTGGTGTGCGGCCGGGTGATGGATCAGTACGGCAAGCCGATTCCCCATACCTTCGTGGAAATGTGGCAGGCCAATGCCGGCGGCCGTTATCGCCACAAGAACGACCGCTACCTGGCGCCGCTGGACCCGAACTTCGGCGGCGTCGGTCGCGCCCTGACCGACAGCGAAGGCAACTACAGCTTCCGTACCGTCAAGCCGGGCCCGTACCCGTGGCGCAACGGCCCGAATGACTGGCGCCCGGCGCACATTCACTTCTCCATCAGTGGCCCGTCGATCTCCACCAAACTGATCACCCAGCTGTATTTCGAAGGGGATCCGCTGATTCCGCTGTGCCCGATCGTCAAGTCGATCGCCAACCCGGACGCGGTACAGACGCTGATCGCCAAGCTCGACATGAGCATGGCCAACCCCATGGACTGCCTGGCCTACCGCTTCGACATCGTGCTGCGCGGCCAGCGCAAGACCCACTTCGAGAATTGCTGA